A genome region from Geobacter pickeringii includes the following:
- a CDS encoding nucleotide-binding protein, translated as MVQEAHERAGWVSPNYSLSRSVALNPRTMEENRCIAFHSDAPEVEQYRVLRTRIQQQVGNQQGATIMVTSALPGEGKTLTAINLALTFAREFKQTALLVDCDLRQQRVHQLLGYPGNKGLVDYLLHATPVEELFVWPGVEKLTVISGGRLLKDGSELLGSPGMRNLVHDMKHRYPDRTVIFDMPPVLVGADALTFAPLVDYILVAVKAEETQSADVQKALKLLPREKIIGLVLNRHKGRQKAVNEN; from the coding sequence GTGGTGCAGGAGGCCCATGAGAGGGCAGGGTGGGTCTCGCCCAACTATTCCCTTTCCCGCTCCGTTGCCCTCAATCCGAGGACGATGGAGGAAAACCGCTGCATTGCCTTCCATTCGGATGCCCCGGAGGTTGAGCAGTATCGCGTGCTCCGGACGAGAATCCAGCAGCAGGTCGGAAATCAGCAGGGTGCGACGATTATGGTGACGAGCGCCCTGCCGGGGGAGGGGAAAACCCTGACCGCCATCAACCTTGCCCTCACGTTCGCGCGGGAGTTCAAGCAGACGGCGTTGCTCGTGGACTGCGATCTGCGGCAGCAGCGTGTCCACCAGCTGCTGGGGTACCCCGGCAACAAGGGACTGGTGGATTACCTGCTCCATGCAACCCCCGTGGAAGAACTTTTCGTCTGGCCGGGGGTCGAGAAGCTGACCGTGATCTCCGGCGGGCGCCTGCTCAAGGATGGGAGTGAACTGCTCGGTTCGCCGGGAATGCGCAACCTGGTCCACGACATGAAGCACCGCTATCCGGATCGGACGGTCATCTTTGACATGCCGCCGGTGCTTGTCGGCGCCGACGCACTGACGTTCGCACCGCTCGTCGACTACATCCTCGTGGCGGTCAAGGCGGAGGAAACGCAGTCAGCGGATGTGCAAAAAGCCCTCAAGCTCCTTCCACGGGAGAAGATTATCGGTCTTGTTCTGAATCGGCACAAGGGGCGGCAGAAAGCGGTCAACGAGAATTAG
- a CDS encoding GumC family protein, whose product MEHEIKSLNDVLAIAKRRKWTLVVPTVSIFLVAAVIAFLLPSIYSSTSTILIEEQEVPREYVNTTVTSFADQRLQSINQRIMGTSKLLDIIGKFNLYADLKNKWTTEEIVAKMRKDIKFNTISADVIDPRSGQPRPATIAFSLSYQGKNPSVVQQVANELTTLYLNENLKVREKQSLGTTTFIEEEMKGVQKQLEDIEGKIAAYKQRNINALPELAQVNMQAVETTDREIMSLNSQLGNLRERESYLQAQLASMPTDSASQDKTRLNELRVRMVDLKTRFTDEHPDVIKVKGEIAELVKQLRSSGRDTADSKPDNPAYVTLSSQLASIKSEIASTKRQIDSFIRKRDSYRQRVAATPGVEEGYKNLVVERNNLQSKYDDLSKKYMEAKVAHGLEQEQKGERFTLIDSARLPEKPISPNIPAILLIGLVLGIGSGVGLTALREQSDQTFRTAEALSRVTSFPVLATIPEIGNGAEAPRGFGRRGMFAVGLVGVLVATTLVVHFFIMDLDIVWAKMLRNVARMG is encoded by the coding sequence ATGGAGCATGAAATCAAATCCCTGAACGATGTTCTCGCTATCGCCAAACGAAGGAAATGGACCCTCGTGGTCCCTACCGTCTCCATTTTTCTTGTTGCGGCCGTTATCGCCTTCCTGCTCCCCTCGATCTACAGCTCCACGTCCACGATCCTGATCGAGGAGCAGGAGGTTCCCCGCGAGTACGTCAACACCACGGTGACGAGCTTTGCCGACCAGCGCCTCCAATCGATAAACCAGCGGATCATGGGAACGAGCAAGCTCCTTGATATTATCGGAAAATTTAACCTCTACGCTGATCTCAAGAACAAGTGGACCACGGAAGAGATCGTCGCGAAGATGCGCAAGGATATCAAGTTCAACACCATCAGCGCCGACGTTATCGACCCCCGGTCGGGTCAGCCCCGGCCGGCAACCATCGCTTTCAGCCTCTCCTACCAGGGGAAGAATCCCTCCGTGGTCCAGCAGGTTGCCAACGAACTGACCACCCTCTACCTGAATGAGAATCTCAAGGTTCGGGAAAAACAGTCCCTCGGTACGACCACGTTCATCGAGGAAGAGATGAAGGGGGTGCAGAAGCAGCTGGAGGACATCGAAGGAAAAATTGCTGCTTACAAACAGCGCAATATCAATGCGCTGCCGGAACTGGCGCAGGTCAATATGCAGGCGGTTGAAACGACCGACCGCGAAATCATGTCGCTCAACAGCCAGCTCGGCAACCTGCGGGAGCGCGAGAGTTACCTTCAGGCCCAGTTGGCCAGCATGCCAACCGACTCCGCCAGTCAGGACAAGACCCGCCTCAACGAGCTGAGGGTCCGGATGGTGGACCTGAAGACCCGGTTTACCGATGAGCATCCCGACGTGATAAAGGTAAAAGGGGAAATTGCCGAACTGGTCAAGCAGCTTCGTTCCAGCGGCCGGGACACGGCGGACAGCAAGCCTGACAATCCTGCCTACGTGACCCTTTCGTCCCAGTTGGCGAGCATCAAGTCCGAAATTGCATCCACAAAGCGGCAGATAGACAGTTTCATCAGGAAGCGCGACAGCTACCGCCAGCGGGTTGCCGCGACACCGGGAGTCGAAGAGGGATACAAGAATCTGGTGGTGGAACGGAACAATCTCCAGAGCAAGTACGATGACCTTTCGAAGAAATACATGGAGGCCAAGGTTGCCCACGGCCTGGAGCAGGAACAGAAAGGGGAGCGTTTCACGCTCATCGATTCCGCCCGGCTGCCGGAGAAGCCGATCAGTCCCAATATTCCCGCCATACTGCTCATCGGGCTCGTGCTTGGAATCGGCAGTGGCGTCGGCCTGACTGCCCTTCGTGAACAGAGTGACCAGACCTTCAGGACTGCCGAGGCCCTCAGCAGAGTTACCTCGTTTCCGGTTCTCGCCACAATTCCGGAGATCGGCAACGGTGCAGAGGCGCCCCGAGGCTTCGGCAGGCGAGGAATGTTTGCCGTCGGTCTGGTTGGGGTGCTGGTGGCGACCACCCTCGTTGTCCACTTCTTCATCATGGATCTGGATATCGTCTGGGCAAAGATGTTACGCAATGTAGCCCGAATGGGGTAA